GTCTTAACCTGCCCCCTTTTGCTCATCCGATACTAGTTCTTGGACGCTATCTTTCGCACTTACACCTCACAATAGCGATTGACTCCTGTAATATCGATAAGACTAGGTCAAAACTTTCCCTAGGAACGGCGTACCGTGTTGTTGGTCAAGATGAAGCGTGAGGAGCTGTACCAGGTGGAGTGAAAGGATCTGATCCATTCAGAACCTGCAATAGTGACGCCGTGAAGCTCAATTATATATCGGCAGGGCTCGTGCACCTTCTTGGCACCGCGCTTGCTGCTCCAACAAATGCGCCCGATAGCAGCTCTGGATCAACCCCCCCGCATAAATGCGGTGACAAGTTCATAAGCCGAGTCCATGACGCCGCTCACTgcgtcctcttcttcattccATAGGACAATTTCCACTCGGACGATGGATTAAACTTTCGAGACTGCTGTCCGtggtccaagaagaagcaccCCTGAAGGTGTTTTGAAAACACGGCTGAAGACCATTGGTTGTAGTCGTCAATAATCAGTTGAGTGAACTGCCGGCAGCCTTTATTTAGGATTTCCCCTGACCTGGGGTGCcgcttagggtctatatgtATCAAGGGAACACCCTGCTTCTGTCTATGTGGGTTCTTGCATAATAGTCATGAAACACTCCTATGCCATCTAATGGGGATGGGGGCGAGCTCGCTGGGATTTTAGATTCATATTGTAATTGTAGGAGCAGAGAAGTAGAAACGTGTTTCTGACCGTTGTTGGGCTATCAATAATCGAGAGAGGCTTTTACGGCCCCATATGCAGCCTAAGGTGTGTTCAAGTGCCCTCCCTTTGCCTAGTTTCTCAATCACGAGCCTCTAACATGAGTGCGGTGGCCGAGTTCATATGTCTGCCAATCATACCAATCACAGAACACCCTATTTACTATCATACTGATAGATACTAGCTCTTCGCTTCTCAATCTTCTCGTTCGGCGGTTTCCTGGTCCCTTCGCTGGACAGGCTCTTCATCCTTGTTGGGCATGTACTTGAAAATGATGGGAAGAACCGCGGCAAGGATGGCGGCGGTGCCGAGAACAGCATTGGAGGCTGCGAATCCCTTGAGGTTGCGGGGTCCTTCCGACGCGGGCCACAAGTAGCTTCCGTAGATGTAGCTGGTGTGGCCGAACGAGTTGACAAAGGCAATGGCAATAGAGCGCTTTCGCTCTGGCCTGGCCATGACCTCGCTCGTCCAGTTAAGAATCAGTGGCACAGTTGTGAACATGCCACCAATGAGGAAACACATCATGACGTACTTGACAGTGTTGTTCCTGACAACAATGGCGATCAGGCACGATAGCGCCGCAATTGAGAGCAGGCCAGTGATGTGCCATCTGCGATCTTGGGTCTTATCCGAGGTCCACGACCAGAAGAGCTGGAAAACAGCACCGCAGGCCCAGATGGGGACCGTCATCCATTGAGCGGTGACACTGGTGTAGCCGAGTCCCTTGAGCATGGTGGGAATAAAGTACGAGATGGTCAAGCCCAGAATGTTACAGGTATAGAGAGCTAGGAACAGCCAAGTTCTGCCGTCCTTGAGGGTTGCTGCAACGGCTTGGAAGGGTGTCAGGTTATCCTCCTCGGGTTGAACAGAGGCGCTCTGGTCGTGCAGGATGCGGACGTGGCCGAGAAGTCGTTGCTCGGGGGTCAACATTTTGGAGTTTCGGGGGTAGTCGGGGAGTACAAAGTAGAGACCGAATCCGCAGGCAACGGTAACGACGCCTTCAATGAGGAGCAGCCATCGCCAGCCTGGGATTCCACGGGCTCCCTCCAGTCGCGAGATAACGGCTCCGGCCATGATGCCACCGAGGGCAGGCGCAACACAACCCGAAGTGTAGAAGATACAGAACCGTTTACCTGACAAGTTAGTCACAAGATGCAAGCCAAGTGCTGACTTAATGGATGCTTACCAACTTCCTTCTTGGTGTACCAACAGGTCAAGAGGAAAAGAGCGCCAGGAAACAGACCGGCCTCAATGGCGCCAAGGAAGAAACGGCCGGCAAGGAACGAGGATGGGTTCTTGCTCTGGGACATTCCGATAATCACACTGCCCCAGATGACACAGATGGTAGGCAGGTAGATGGAAGGCTTGATCTTCATCAATAGCATGTTGGAGGGTAATTCGAACAGGACGTAGGcgacgaagaagagagatACGAGCAGAGAGTATTCTGGAAGCAAAGGATTGTTAGTGTCGGAAATCGATGACCGGGGGTGTGGCTTACGGTTCTCGCTGAGTCCTAGATCCTCACTCATTCCTGcggcattggcattggccttGAAAGTTGTGTAAGTTAGGCTTTCAGATATCCAAGAGAGGCACTCACAATGTTCCCTCGGTCGAGGTATGCAAGAATGTACATCCACCAGAGAAGGGGAAGCAAGACCATGTCGGCCTTCCTGACTAGTCGATTTTCCTCTGAAGTTCCCGGAACATAACTCTGGAGGGCTGCGATAATCTCGGCATCTTCTAGAGAAAGTTCGTTGGCGGCaaccttggtctccttgagGCTGTAGTTGGAAACGCGATCGTGAGCCTTGGGCCCCTGATCCTTGGATGTCGTGTGCTCCATCGCAGGGCAAGGCTTGCAACAACAAAGAGACTAAGATGGTACGATGAGAGCGTGTGAGCGTAAAAGTGGTCGAGCTTGGTAATAGACGCTTCAATGTCGATTGCAAGATGAATGTTCGAAAGCCCAGGTAGTTGGTCAGGTTATGTACCCCGTGTGGGAGGTGTTTTGGCAGACGGGAGAAGTTAGCCGCTGCGCCGGATCGTGAGGGGTGACATACTAGTCAGTTAGCTTTGCCGGGTTCAACCCCAGATCCCGGATAAGTTATCAAAGAGGGGAGATAAGCTGGGGTTTGCTGGATCCGCTCTGCCAAGAGTCTATCCAACTGTCTCGAGATAAGCGTGGTAGAGGGCGCGctggttgaggatgaggttgcCTAAAGTCGGACGCTCGATTCCGGCTTTTTCGTATAGACAAGTAACTTCGCTACATGATGGATATCGACAGCGTAGATGGATCCTATGCTCATGTTTCCTTTTCCTCGATCAAGAGGATTTGCGGGGAAATGACGAAGGATCGCCATGGTCACACAAAGACAAACCCCGATCATGGTTCAAGTCTGGTTTGAGTTGCGGGGTACCCGGCACGCTACCGGCACACAAACTTGAAGTGACGGCCCGGTATCTTGGTTGGCGGTCTGGGGTAATGCGGCGCTAATGGAGATAGCTGCAAGAGCTGTTGCAGGCATGACATGGCATGGATGCAGCTGGGATAAGGTTATGGTGTGCGGCAGGAGTCGAGAAGAGGCGTGGTGGTGGAACGAGTATAGTCGAGGAGCCTGGAGAcggccttggccagagcCGGGTGTGCCGGTCAACGATCCATTATTACAATCATCGTGAAACTTGGCATTACACTTCGGCACAGGAGGGGGCAAGATTCTGGTTATGGGCAAGGCGCTCAAGGTCTGGTATTCAGCATTGGATTTTAATGCTGCCATGTGTTTATCATTGTTTTCTTTGGTAATGTACCTGacggagacgtcattgatACTAacattaaaaaaaaaccccgCTGTGTTGAATAATACTCTTAGATGTCATTATTCGGGGATCATTAAACTGGAGCCCTTGAGACATTGTACGTTGTGTGTTCTTGATCTCGATATAATGGTTATCCGCCTAATCATCTAGTTCTATATCGCCTTTGAAGCCTATGATGAACTGGCCGCAGATGCTGCCACAATCTGGCGCGCCATGTCGGGAAATGTGTCAGCCGTGATATCCATCTTGCCAAAGACGCCCTCGCAAAGCTCCTTCTCCCAAACGGTGCAGTACGCAGCCTTGAATCTATACGAATTCTGGTCAGTAAGTGCATTTTTAGGGTAGAAATGTAACTTACCCTGCCAACTGAGCAGCAGTCACATCCCAGTTGTGAGCGGCCGCAAACCacttctcatcatcaccaagacgGTCCAGCATCAGCTTATACACCCGAGGATCGGGCTTCCCAATCTTGAATCCGTCACAGGACACGAAATTCTCCTTGGGCATGTGGATGCCGTTGTGCGTGAAGTAGCCGCCCACGCGCTCCACATCACCGGCCGTCAAGGCCCAGATAGTGAAGCCGTTGTCCCTCAGTATCTGAAAACACTCTGCAATTCCGGGGCGTGCTTCCAACTTCATATACTCTTGGAGGATATACTtcaagtcgtcgtcgttggcgAACTCGTGCGGCTCTTGCACACCCGCCATGTATAGCATTCGGTAAAAGATGCTGCTAAAGACATCTCGGAATGTTATGTAGCGGCCATTCATGCTGAGATAGGTATACTCGCGCTCAGTGACCTCTATCCAGAGGTATCCAAGGAGACGAGGCTTGATACCTTGCTCGCGTAGCTTATCACCCAATCGTCGGTCAAGGGCGTTGAACATGGCATCATAGGACACGCATGTGCCGACAATGTCAAATACAACGTGCTTATTAGCCGGAGACATGACTGGGTCGGTAAAATTCGGAGTGAGAATATGGTGTTTGTGGTGAACAAGGGGGTTGGGTTGGGAGGTAGATGGCTAACTCTAAGCTTCCGATAAAGGCTTGAGCCCTATAAATGACAAAACCAGCTGATGATTGTCAGTGCCTGCTTGTGCCGGGGGCCAGAGAACTAACCGAGTTGAAGGATGGATTCAATGTTACCGGCACACAGCCGGCACACCACCCCGCAGGAGGTGGATCCCAGTGACTGTCATTCGTGTTGTTGCGTCGACGTCATCTATCTCTGCATCATTCGGCTCTGTTATCTAGATAATTTCCTGTCAATGTTGGTCTGAACAAGATCCGCGATTTATCCTGCCtatcttttaattctttGAACGTTTATGTTATTGCCAGACAAACTCCACAGATACAGATCCAACCTTGACCGTCGAGT
The window above is part of the Fusarium falciforme chromosome 3, complete sequence genome. Proteins encoded here:
- a CDS encoding MFS domain-containing protein, with product MEHTTSKDQGPKAHDRVSNYSLKETKVAANELSLEDAEIIAALQSYVPGTSEENRLVRKADMVLLPLLWWMYILAYLDRGNIANANAAGMSEDLGLSENQYSLLVSLFFVAYVLFELPSNMLLMKIKPSIYLPTICVIWGSVIIGMSQSKNPSSFLAGRFFLGAIEAGLFPGALFLLTCWYTKKEVGKRFCIFYTSGCVAPALGGIMAGAVISRLEGARGIPGWRWLLLIEGVVTVACGFGLYFVLPDYPRNSKMLTPEQRLLGHVRILHDQSASVQPEEDNLTPFQAVAATLKDGRTWLFLALYTCNILGLTISYFIPTMLKGLGYTSVTAQWMTVPIWACGAVFQLFWSWTSDKTQDRRWHITGLLSIAALSCLIAIVVRNNTVKYVMMCFLIGGMFTTVPLILNWTSEVMARPERKRSIAIAFVNSFGHTSYIYGSYLWPASEGPRNLKGFAASNAVLGTAAILAAVLPIIFKYMPNKDEEPVQRRDQETAERED